Proteins encoded within one genomic window of Longimicrobium sp.:
- a CDS encoding YdeI/OmpD-associated family protein: MGTRDPRIDQYIEKSLPFAQPILRHLREVVHTACPTVEETMKWSFPHFMYQGMLCSMASFKQHCAFGLWKGSLILEQGGDRARDAMGHFGRITSVDDLPSDEILTSYIHTAMKLNEEGVQPPKARKTGSKPELAVPDALMDALRGNPAALAAFEKFSPSNKREYADWIADAKSDATRQRRIDQALEWIAEGKSRNWKYERK; encoded by the coding sequence ATGGGCACCAGAGACCCGCGCATCGACCAGTACATCGAGAAGTCGCTCCCCTTCGCGCAACCCATCCTGCGGCACCTGCGCGAGGTGGTGCACACCGCCTGCCCCACGGTGGAAGAAACGATGAAGTGGAGCTTTCCCCACTTCATGTACCAGGGGATGCTGTGCAGCATGGCCTCGTTCAAGCAGCACTGCGCCTTCGGCCTGTGGAAGGGCTCGCTGATCCTGGAGCAGGGCGGCGACCGCGCGCGCGACGCCATGGGCCACTTCGGGCGCATCACCTCCGTGGACGATCTGCCGTCGGACGAGATCCTCACCAGCTACATCCACACGGCGATGAAGCTGAACGAGGAGGGCGTGCAGCCGCCCAAGGCCCGCAAGACCGGCAGCAAGCCCGAGCTGGCGGTACCCGACGCGCTGATGGACGCGCTTCGCGGCAATCCGGCGGCGCTGGCGGCGTTCGAAAAGTTCAGCCCCAGCAACAAGCGCGAATACGCCGACTGGATCGCCGACGCCAAGAGCGACGCCACCCGCCAGCGCCGGATCGACCAGGCCCTCGAGTGGATCGCCGAGGGCAAGTCGCGCAACTGGAAGTACGAACGCAAGTAA